In Flammeovirga kamogawensis, the sequence TTATATATTGATAGCATCGGGTGTAAGCTCGGTGCTATTTTTACTTTTATAAGTTCTCATTTTTATTTCACTTTGCTGATGCATCTCAACAGGTGTCTTCATATAATTACTCCAATGAGGCCTTTCATTATTGTAAATATATACAGATTCTCTAATAAATTTATTCATTAAATCGAGATCATTAATTTTTATTCCTAAAATAAATTCTTGCTTAAGAATTCCGTTTATTCTTTCTGCTACCGCATTTTGATAAGGATCGTAAGATTCCGTCATCGAGCACAATACTTTATTTTCCTGAAGATGTCGTTGATACTCGTGACTACAATATTGTAATCCTCTATCTGAATGGTGTATCATTGGTAAATCAACATAGTTTCTATTTTTCAGTGCTTCTTTTAATGCTGCAATAGCTCCATTTGCATTCAAACTATCTGATACATTTAACCCCATTATTTTCTTAGAATAGGCATCTGTTACTAAGGATAGATACATTGGGTTACTTCGCTCACCTATGTAAGTTATATCAGAAACTAATACTTGTTCAGGTCTATTTATTTCCAAATGCTCAATAAGGTTTTTATGCTTTTTAAACCTGTGATGAGAATTTGTAGTGACATGATATTGTTTTTTAGGCTTGATATCGAGTCGATTAGCCCTCATGATATCAAAAAGCTTATCTCTACCTACATTTAGTAATTGCAATTCAGGAAGAAGTAATTGATATAATTTCCTTGTCCCTATTTTAGTTTGCTTCAAACGAATTCTTTTCACTAAGTCTACTACTTTAGATGCAATACTATTATTCTTTTTTACTTTCCTTTTCGAACGATAATAAATTTGTCGATTTAACCCAAGCAATTCACAAGTCGGTTTGACTCCTATTTTTTCTTCTTTTTTGAATTGGTCAACTGCTTGGGTAAAGACTTTTTTCTAATAGGAATATTAAACTCATCCTCAGCAATATCGATCATCATATCAAAGAAAATTGCTTTTTTATCTGTTACGTAGAGTTGTTTTTCTAAAGAAGCTTTTTGCTTCTCTAATAATAGAACCTTTTGTTCTAGCTCCAATAATTTTTGTTCTGGTGTCTTTCCCATTTTTAAATCAGATTTA encodes:
- a CDS encoding IS3 family transposase, which produces MLGLNRQIYYRSKRKVKKNNSIASKVVDLVKRIRLKQTKIGTRKLYQLLLPELQLLNVGRDKLFDIMRANRLDIKPKKQYHVTTNSHHRFKKHKNLIEHLEINRPEQVLVSDITYIGERSNPMYLSLVTDAYSKKIMGLNVSDSLNANGAIAALKEALKNRNYVDLPMIHHSDRGLQYCSHEYQRHLQENKVLCSMTESYDPYQNAVAERINGILKQEFILGIKINDLDLMNKFIRESVYIYNNERPHWSNYMKTPVEMHQQSEIKMRTYKSKNSTELTPDAINI
- a CDS encoding transposase, which encodes MNEDQEYQYTKRTQKDYSYSFKLQVVDEVERGEIGITAARLKYGIQGHGTIRTWIRKYGNLDWDNKSDLKMGKTPEQKLLELEQKVLLLEKQKASLEKQLYVTDKKAIFFDMMIDIAEDEFNIPIRKKSLPKQLTNSKKKKK